The Desulfobacterales bacterium genome includes a region encoding these proteins:
- a CDS encoding Na(+)-translocating NADH-quinone reductase subunit A translates to MFKIRKGLDLPISGAPAQDIDSGPAVSRVALLGDDYIGMKPKMAIQLGDAVKLGQVLFEDKKTPGVQYTSPGCGKVVAVNRGAKRKFESMVIELDGEEEETFPSFSAEELDNLERDKVQEVLIQSGQWTVLRTRPYSKVPAPDSTPHSIFVTAMDTNPLAADPTLIIKEQAEDFTHGLKILSRLTDGPLYVCKRPGADIPGDGIANVSMQAFAGPHPAGLAGTHIHFLDPVSDQKTVWSINYQDVIAIGRLFTTGRLYLERVISLAGPAVKKPRLIRTRVGAAIDELVAAELSQDNVRVISGSVLSGRQAADGTAFLGRPHLQLSAIAEGREREFLGWALAGFDRFSIKALYASAIFGRRRKRAFSSSAEGNRRAMIPIGSYEKVMPLDINPPYFLRALIIGDSEKAQELGCLEFDEEDLALCAFVCPGKYNYGPLLRNVLTHIEKEG, encoded by the coding sequence ATGTTTAAAATTCGCAAAGGTTTGGATCTGCCCATCAGCGGCGCACCGGCCCAGGACATCGATAGCGGGCCGGCGGTGAGCCGTGTTGCTTTGTTGGGCGACGATTACATCGGCATGAAGCCCAAAATGGCGATTCAATTGGGCGATGCGGTCAAACTGGGGCAGGTGCTTTTTGAAGATAAAAAAACACCGGGGGTGCAATATACCTCCCCCGGCTGCGGCAAGGTGGTTGCCGTCAACCGCGGCGCCAAGCGCAAATTTGAGTCCATGGTCATCGAGCTCGATGGCGAGGAAGAAGAAACGTTCCCATCCTTCAGCGCCGAAGAACTGGACAATCTCGAGCGTGATAAAGTGCAAGAAGTGCTGATTCAATCCGGCCAGTGGACGGTATTGCGTACACGGCCTTACAGCAAGGTGCCGGCTCCCGATAGCACACCCCACTCCATTTTCGTGACCGCCATGGATACCAACCCACTGGCAGCCGATCCTACGCTTATCATCAAGGAGCAGGCCGAGGATTTTACCCATGGCTTGAAAATTCTGTCGCGGCTGACCGACGGCCCGCTGTATGTCTGCAAGCGGCCCGGTGCCGATATCCCGGGTGATGGGATCGCCAATGTATCGATGCAGGCGTTCGCCGGTCCTCATCCGGCCGGCCTGGCCGGCACGCACATTCACTTTTTGGATCCGGTCAGCGATCAAAAGACGGTCTGGAGCATCAACTACCAGGATGTTATTGCCATCGGACGGTTGTTTACCACCGGACGGCTGTACCTGGAGCGGGTGATTTCCCTGGCAGGCCCAGCCGTAAAAAAACCGCGCTTGATCCGCACGCGGGTGGGCGCCGCCATCGATGAATTGGTGGCCGCTGAGTTGAGCCAGGATAACGTGCGCGTCATATCCGGTTCGGTGCTTTCGGGCCGGCAAGCCGCAGATGGCACTGCTTTTTTGGGACGCCCCCATTTGCAGTTGTCGGCCATTGCCGAAGGGCGCGAACGGGAATTTCTGGGCTGGGCGCTGGCCGGCTTTGACCGCTTTTCGATCAAGGCCCTGTACGCATCCGCAATATTTGGCCGCCGCCGCAAGCGTGCTTTCTCCAGCTCGGCTGAAGGCAACCGGCGCGCGATGATACCCATCGGCTCCTATGAGAAGGTAATGCCTCTGGATATCAACCCGCCCTATTTCTTGCGCGCCTTGATTATCGGGGACAGCGAAAAAGCTCAGGAATTGGGCTGCCTGGAATTCGATGAGGAAGATCTGGCCCTGTGTGCATTTGTCTGTCCCGGCAAATACAATTACGGACCGTTGTTGCGTAACGTTTTAACTCATATTGAAAAAGAAGGATAA
- a CDS encoding DASS family sodium-coupled anion symporter produces MDIKLPRVIIMLVFLTILWFVPPPWGVTLQAWHLFAIFITCILAVVIGANPILTTAIIAVVAAILLGVLDPVKAYSGFGKGFILLIVVAFLVASAVIKSGLGKRIAYMLISKFGKSTLRLGYCMVFTDMLIAPAFPSNVARSGVLYPITLALARGGGSKVENGTEKKMGSYLMMNCMAGLSLSSSLWLTAMVANPIGAKMAADAGVEGISFGSWFLAASVPVLVGFMILPFLLYKLFAPEVKETPEAPKAAAEELQKMGPMSRDEWITAIVFATMVTLWALSGKLGVDKTAVAFGGLAVLMVAGIFTIDDLKAQGGGALSTFIWFSILYTMSSQLNELGFMKAVGNQLASDLQGLSWPVVYVAIVVLYVVLHYVFVSQTAQMLALYGVFLGVGINSGVPPMLLALMLLFATNFFSAITPQAAGANVLCAGSGYLKQGDMYRMGGMITLTNLLIFLIIGTPWILVVVM; encoded by the coding sequence ATGGATATCAAACTGCCGCGTGTCATAATCATGCTCGTATTTTTAACTATCCTGTGGTTTGTGCCGCCGCCCTGGGGCGTAACCCTTCAGGCCTGGCATCTGTTCGCCATTTTTATTACCTGTATATTGGCGGTGGTCATCGGCGCCAACCCGATTCTGACCACAGCCATCATTGCGGTGGTGGCGGCCATTCTTCTGGGGGTACTGGATCCGGTCAAGGCCTATTCGGGTTTCGGCAAGGGATTTATTCTGTTGATTGTGGTCGCCTTTCTGGTGGCCAGCGCCGTGATCAAATCCGGTCTAGGCAAGCGCATAGCCTATATGCTGATCAGCAAATTCGGCAAATCCACGCTGCGGCTGGGTTACTGCATGGTGTTTACCGATATGCTGATCGCTCCGGCATTTCCCAGTAATGTGGCGCGCTCGGGGGTTCTGTACCCGATCACTCTGGCGCTGGCCCGCGGAGGCGGCTCCAAAGTCGAAAACGGTACCGAAAAAAAGATGGGCAGTTACCTGATGATGAACTGCATGGCCGGGCTCTCCCTTTCATCGAGCCTATGGTTAACCGCAATGGTGGCCAATCCGATTGGCGCCAAAATGGCGGCCGACGCCGGGGTTGAAGGCATCAGCTTCGGGTCCTGGTTTCTGGCGGCCAGTGTGCCGGTGCTCGTAGGTTTTATGATCCTGCCCTTTTTGCTCTACAAACTGTTCGCCCCGGAAGTCAAAGAAACCCCTGAGGCCCCTAAAGCGGCTGCCGAAGAACTGCAAAAGATGGGGCCTATGTCCAGGGATGAGTGGATCACCGCCATCGTTTTTGCGACCATGGTGACCTTATGGGCTTTATCGGGGAAACTGGGGGTTGACAAGACCGCTGTGGCCTTCGGGGGGCTGGCTGTGTTGATGGTTGCCGGAATATTTACGATAGACGACCTCAAAGCCCAGGGAGGGGGGGCTCTGAGCACCTTTATCTGGTTTTCGATTTTGTATACCATGAGTAGCCAGTTAAACGAGTTGGGGTTTATGAAGGCGGTAGGCAACCAGCTGGCTTCGGATCTTCAGGGCTTGAGCTGGCCTGTGGTGTATGTGGCCATCGTGGTGTTGTATGTGGTACTGCACTATGTTTTTGTCAGCCAGACTGCCCAGATGCTGGCGCTTTATGGCGTATTCTTGGGGGTGGGGATTAATTCCGGGGTGCCGCCGATGCTTTTGGCCTTGATGCTGCTGTTTGCCACCAACTTTTTTTCCGCGATTACCCCTCAGGCAGCTGGTGCCAATGTGCTGTGTGCCGGCAGCGGTTATCTCAAGCAGGGAGACATGTACCGTATGGGCGGAATGATTACCTTAACCAACCTGCTGATCTTTTTGATCATCGGTACACCCTGGATATTAGTGGTGGTCATGTAA
- a CDS encoding DASS family sodium-coupled anion symporter, whose product MEVKPVRVGIMLAFLAILWFIPPPWGITVQAWHLFSIFITCILAVVIGANPILTTAIIACVAAIFLGVLDPVKAYSGFGKGFILLIVVAFLVANGVIKSGLGNRIAYMLVSKFGKSTLRLGYCMVITDAVIAPAFPSNTARSGVLYPITLALARGSGSKVEDGTQKKMGSYLMMNCIAGLTLSSTLWFTGMAANPVGAKMAADAGIEGINFGSWFLAASVPTLASLIIVPFLLYKLFSPEVKETPEAPQAAAEELKKMGPMSRDEWITGITFVAMVILWALSGKLGVDKTAVAFGGLAVLMVAGIFTLEDLKTQGDALGTFIWFSILYTMSSQLNELGFMTAVGNQLSQGLQGLSWPVVYVAIVVLYVVLHYVFVSQTAQMLALYSVFLGVAVNSGVPPLLIAFMLLFATNFFAAITPQGSSANVLCAGSGYLQQGDMYRMGGIITLTNLIIFLIIGTPWILLVMK is encoded by the coding sequence ATGGAAGTTAAACCTGTACGTGTCGGCATCATGCTCGCCTTTCTGGCGATTCTGTGGTTTATCCCGCCGCCCTGGGGGATTACCGTTCAGGCCTGGCATTTGTTTTCCATCTTTATAACCTGTATTTTGGCGGTGGTCATCGGCGCCAACCCGATTCTGACCACGGCCATCATTGCGTGCGTAGCGGCAATTTTTCTGGGGGTGCTGGATCCGGTCAAGGCCTATTCGGGTTTTGGCAAGGGCTTTATCCTGCTGATCGTGGTGGCCTTTCTGGTGGCCAACGGGGTGATCAAGTCCGGGCTGGGCAACCGCATCGCCTATATGCTGGTCAGCAAATTCGGCAAATCCACGCTGCGGCTGGGCTACTGCATGGTGATCACCGACGCGGTGATCGCGCCGGCCTTTCCCAGCAACACGGCCCGCTCGGGGGTATTGTATCCGATTACCCTGGCGCTGGCGCGCGGCAGCGGCTCCAAAGTCGAAGACGGCACCCAGAAAAAAATGGGCAGCTATCTGATGATGAACTGTATTGCCGGGCTGACCCTGTCCTCGACCCTGTGGTTTACCGGTATGGCGGCCAATCCGGTGGGCGCCAAAATGGCGGCCGATGCCGGTATTGAAGGCATCAACTTCGGCTCCTGGTTTCTGGCGGCCAGTGTTCCCACCCTGGCTTCGCTGATTATCGTGCCGTTTTTGCTGTACAAACTGTTTTCTCCCGAAGTCAAAGAAACCCCTGAAGCCCCCCAGGCCGCTGCAGAGGAGCTCAAAAAAATGGGCCCCATGTCCAGGGATGAGTGGATCACAGGCATCACCTTTGTGGCCATGGTGATCCTATGGGCGCTGTCAGGTAAGCTGGGGGTGGATAAAACCGCCGTGGCCTTCGGAGGGCTGGCGGTCTTGATGGTGGCCGGCATATTCACCCTGGAAGATCTCAAAACCCAGGGCGATGCGTTGGGCACCTTTATCTGGTTTTCGATTCTGTACACCATGAGTAGCCAGTTAAACGAGCTGGGGTTTATGACGGCGGTGGGCAACCAGCTGTCGCAGGGTCTGCAGGGGCTGAGCTGGCCGGTGGTTTATGTGGCTATCGTGGTGTTGTATGTGGTGCTGCACTATGTTTTTGTCAGTCAAACCGCTCAGATGCTGGCGCTTTACAGCGTATTTTTAGGGGTGGCGGTGAACTCCGGTGTGCCGCCGCTGCTGATCGCATTCATGCTGCTGTTTGCCACCAATTTTTTTGCGGCCATCACCCCCCAGGGCTCCAGCGCCAATGTGCTGTGTGCCGGCAGCGGCTATCTGCAGCAGGGCGACATGTATCGCATGGGCGGCATTATCACGTTGACCAATCTAATTATCTTTCTGATCATTGGAACGCCCTGGATATTGCTGGTCATGAAGTAA
- the gabD gene encoding NADP-dependent succinate-semialdehyde dehydrogenase, translated as MLKLKDKNLFRQQCYINGQWLDADSGESIDVTNPATGEKLGTVPNMGAEETRRAIEAAEEAFFSWRKTTAYEKSQVLRRWFDLMIEHREDLSIIMTAEQGKPINESRGEINYAASYIEWFAEEARRVYGDTVPAHSNDKRIVLIKQPVGVTAAVTPWNFPAAMITRKSAPALAAGCTQVIKPATATPFSALALAELGERAGLPPGALSVVTGSARAIGGELTSNPIVRKLTFTGSTEIGKKLIEQCAATVKKTSMELGGNAPFIVFDDADLDAAVQGAIESKFRNTGQTCVCTNRLLVQDGVYDAFAEKLVAAVGKMKVGNGMEEDVEQGPLIDVGAMEIVEELVQDAVDKGGKVLLGGKRHELGQSFYEPTVMTDVTTEARVAKEETFGPFAPLFRFKTEKEAIRMANDTEFGLASYFYTRDVGRIFRVSEGLEYGIVGINAGLISSAVAPFGGVKESGFGREGSKYGMEDYMEIKYLCMGGIKETPQTG; from the coding sequence ATGCTGAAGCTAAAAGATAAAAACCTGTTCCGCCAGCAGTGCTACATCAATGGCCAATGGTTAGACGCTGACAGCGGCGAAAGCATCGATGTGACCAACCCGGCCACCGGCGAAAAACTGGGCACCGTTCCCAACATGGGCGCCGAAGAAACCCGGCGGGCCATCGAAGCCGCCGAGGAGGCATTTTTTTCCTGGCGCAAGACAACCGCTTACGAAAAGTCCCAGGTGCTGCGCCGCTGGTTTGATCTGATGATCGAGCACAGAGAGGATCTGTCGATTATCATGACGGCCGAACAGGGCAAACCCATCAACGAGTCCCGCGGCGAGATCAACTATGCCGCTTCCTACATCGAATGGTTTGCGGAGGAGGCCCGGCGGGTATACGGCGATACGGTGCCGGCCCATTCAAACGACAAACGCATCGTTCTTATCAAGCAGCCGGTGGGCGTAACCGCAGCCGTGACACCCTGGAATTTTCCGGCCGCTATGATCACCCGCAAATCGGCGCCGGCGCTTGCTGCCGGCTGCACTCAGGTGATCAAGCCGGCCACGGCCACACCCTTTTCCGCGCTGGCCTTGGCTGAGCTGGGCGAACGCGCGGGGCTTCCGCCCGGAGCGTTGAGCGTCGTCACCGGATCGGCGCGTGCCATCGGCGGTGAGCTGACCAGCAACCCCATTGTGCGCAAGCTGACCTTTACCGGCTCCACTGAAATCGGCAAAAAACTCATCGAACAGTGCGCCGCTACGGTTAAGAAAACGTCCATGGAGCTGGGCGGCAATGCCCCTTTTATCGTCTTTGATGATGCCGATCTGGATGCAGCCGTGCAGGGGGCGATTGAATCCAAGTTCCGCAACACCGGACAGACCTGCGTGTGCACCAACCGGCTGCTGGTACAGGATGGGGTCTACGACGCCTTTGCCGAAAAGCTGGTGGCTGCCGTCGGCAAAATGAAAGTCGGCAACGGCATGGAGGAAGACGTCGAGCAAGGCCCCCTGATCGATGTGGGCGCCATGGAGATCGTTGAAGAGCTCGTCCAGGATGCAGTGGACAAGGGCGGCAAGGTGCTGCTCGGCGGCAAGCGCCACGAGCTGGGCCAAAGTTTTTACGAGCCCACGGTAATGACCGATGTTACCACCGAGGCGCGGGTCGCCAAAGAAGAAACCTTCGGCCCCTTTGCGCCGCTGTTTCGTTTTAAAACCGAAAAAGAAGCCATCCGGATGGCCAACGACACCGAGTTCGGGCTGGCGTCATATTTTTACACCCGCGACGTGGGCCGCATCTTTCGCGTCTCCGAAGGGCTCGAGTACGGCATCGTGGGCATCAATGCCGGGTTGATTTCATCCGCCGTAGCGCCATTTGGCGGTGTTAAGGAATCCGGCTTCGGACGCGAGGGCTCCAAGTACGGCATGGAAGACTACATGGAAATCAAATACCTATGCATGGGCGGGATCAAGGAAACACCGCAAACTGGTTGA
- a CDS encoding FMN-binding glutamate synthase family protein — translation MEKPKHRSVMFSAETRIRLVPMQVSIVLTILFLVLGFVFSYHFWWPLIVFLPLALLGLYDYSQDKHSLLRNYPILGRMRFFLEALGAPIHQYFIESNQDGAPFNRDWRSLMYQRAKGLEAKKPFGTEMDVYAPNYEWLNHSLTPRPVAEDDLRVTIGGPQCSKPYSASVFNISAMSFGSLGPNAMLALNTGAKKGNFYHCTGEGGISRYHRQPGGDLNWQIGSGYFGCRKDDGNFDPDLFAEQSQDDQVKMVEIKLSQGAKPGHGGILPGAKVTAEIAEARKVPIGTTCESPAYHKEFSTPIGLLEFVAKLRELSGGKPLGFKLCVGHPWEFMAICKAMLKTDITPDFIVVDGGEGGTGAAPLELSDRMGTPLREGLVFVQNALVGAGVREKIRVGVSGKMVSPGLIAAGMAIGADYANSARGFLFALGCLQTQRCHSNECPVGITTTDPKMQKALVVSDKAQRVYQYHEGTISVLKEIIAAAGLRHPSELSPEHIMMRTSSTEVKSLAEVYDFLEPGELVAGSDHPIFTQYWEKATADSFHSTDYKG, via the coding sequence ATGGAAAAACCCAAACATCGTTCCGTTATGTTTTCGGCGGAAACCCGGATTCGTCTGGTGCCCATGCAGGTCAGCATCGTGCTCACCATCCTGTTTTTGGTTCTCGGTTTTGTTTTCAGTTATCATTTCTGGTGGCCGCTGATCGTTTTCCTGCCATTGGCCCTGCTGGGGCTTTACGATTATTCCCAGGACAAGCACAGCCTGCTGCGCAATTATCCAATCCTGGGGCGCATGCGGTTTTTCCTGGAAGCGTTGGGGGCACCGATTCACCAGTACTTTATCGAAAGCAACCAGGACGGGGCGCCCTTCAATCGGGACTGGCGCTCGCTCATGTACCAACGCGCCAAGGGCCTTGAGGCCAAAAAACCCTTCGGTACCGAAATGGACGTGTATGCGCCCAACTACGAGTGGCTCAATCATTCCCTGACACCCCGGCCGGTAGCCGAAGATGATTTGCGGGTGACCATCGGCGGCCCCCAGTGCAGCAAGCCCTACTCGGCCTCGGTATTCAACATTTCAGCTATGAGTTTTGGTTCCCTGGGGCCCAACGCCATGCTGGCGCTGAACACCGGCGCTAAAAAGGGCAATTTCTACCACTGCACCGGCGAAGGCGGTATCAGCAGATACCACCGCCAGCCCGGCGGGGATCTCAACTGGCAGATCGGCAGCGGGTATTTTGGCTGCCGTAAGGATGATGGCAACTTTGATCCCGACCTGTTTGCCGAACAGAGCCAGGATGATCAGGTTAAAATGGTGGAAATCAAACTCTCCCAGGGGGCCAAACCCGGACACGGCGGCATTCTGCCCGGCGCCAAGGTCACGGCCGAGATCGCCGAGGCGCGCAAAGTCCCCATCGGCACGACCTGTGAATCACCAGCCTATCACAAGGAATTTTCAACCCCCATTGGCCTACTGGAGTTTGTGGCCAAATTGCGCGAGCTTTCCGGGGGAAAGCCCCTGGGGTTCAAACTCTGTGTCGGCCATCCGTGGGAATTCATGGCGATCTGCAAGGCCATGCTGAAAACCGACATCACTCCCGATTTTATCGTGGTCGACGGCGGCGAAGGCGGCACCGGGGCCGCACCCCTTGAACTGTCCGACCGTATGGGCACCCCGCTGCGCGAGGGGCTGGTTTTCGTCCAGAATGCCCTGGTGGGTGCGGGCGTGAGGGAAAAGATCCGCGTCGGCGTGAGCGGCAAGATGGTCTCACCCGGCCTGATCGCCGCGGGCATGGCTATCGGCGCCGACTATGCCAACTCGGCCCGTGGGTTTTTGTTCGCTTTGGGCTGTCTGCAAACCCAGCGCTGCCACTCCAACGAATGCCCGGTGGGCATCACCACCACGGATCCTAAGATGCAAAAGGCCCTGGTGGTCTCAGACAAGGCCCAACGGGTCTACCAGTACCACGAAGGTACCATTTCCGTCCTCAAGGAAATCATTGCCGCCGCTGGTCTCAGACATCCGTCCGAGCTCAGCCCGGAGCACATTATGATGCGCACGAGCTCAACCGAAGTCAAAAGCCTGGCCGAAGTTTATGATTTCCTCGAACCGGGTGAATTGGTCGCTGGCTCGGATCATCCCATATTTACCCAGTACTGGGAAAAAGCCACTGCCGATAGCTTTCATTCCACAGACTATAAGGGATAG
- a CDS encoding acetolactate synthase large subunit — protein MKASDLFLKCLEAEGVDTIFGIPGEENADFMISLLDSKIKFVICRHEQAAAFMADMYGRMTGKPGVCLATLGPGATNLTTGLGQANMDCSPVVGIIGQAGTYRLHKESHQNMDAVTMFKPLTKWTTTVMKPDNIPEIVRKAFRIATSEKPGVTVIELPEDVAHGESDLEPIRGKADVEKTGVDPNRIVAALKLIAESKFPVMLVGLGCVRARARTEVEAFADKSGIYGAETFMGKGAISIKNDHAFATVGLGARDLALEGFEKADLVITLGYDMVEWHPDRWNVGEPKKIIHIDTQPAEVDYQYNIDVEIIGDIRSALSALTAGLTDEHTAARSDSYVETMSGVRQTMMAELAEHNDDDGFPMKPQRILSDLRSVMGADDILISDVGAHKMWVARQYPAYEPGTCIISNGFCSMSGSVPGAMAAKHVYPDRNVVALCGDGGFMMNVQDLITAVRYEKPITVLLWVDNQYGLIKWKQEARFDKHSNIDLVNPDFVKLAGAFGWQPIEVKAADKLVPALKKAFKEQSKPTLVIVPVDYDENMKLTKRLGEIIAH, from the coding sequence ATGAAAGCATCTGATCTGTTTTTAAAATGCCTGGAAGCCGAGGGCGTTGATACGATTTTCGGCATTCCCGGTGAGGAAAATGCCGACTTCATGATATCCTTGCTCGACTCCAAAATTAAATTTGTTATTTGCCGGCATGAGCAGGCCGCAGCGTTTATGGCCGACATGTACGGCCGCATGACCGGCAAGCCCGGTGTGTGTCTGGCCACCCTGGGACCCGGTGCCACCAACCTGACTACCGGACTGGGCCAGGCCAATATGGACTGCTCGCCTGTGGTGGGCATTATCGGCCAGGCCGGAACCTATCGCCTGCACAAGGAGTCCCACCAGAACATGGATGCCGTTACCATGTTCAAGCCCCTGACCAAATGGACCACTACCGTCATGAAGCCGGACAATATTCCGGAAATCGTGCGCAAGGCCTTCAGAATAGCGACCAGTGAAAAACCCGGTGTAACGGTCATCGAGCTGCCCGAGGATGTTGCCCATGGCGAAAGCGATCTCGAGCCCATCCGCGGCAAAGCCGACGTCGAAAAGACCGGTGTCGATCCCAACCGGATTGTAGCGGCACTGAAACTGATTGCCGAAAGCAAATTTCCGGTCATGCTGGTGGGGCTGGGATGCGTGCGCGCCCGGGCCCGAACGGAAGTGGAGGCCTTTGCGGACAAATCCGGCATCTATGGGGCCGAGACATTCATGGGCAAAGGCGCCATATCAATTAAAAATGACCATGCCTTTGCCACCGTGGGGCTGGGAGCAAGGGATCTGGCCCTGGAAGGGTTCGAGAAAGCCGATCTGGTCATCACTCTGGGCTACGACATGGTGGAGTGGCATCCGGATCGCTGGAATGTGGGTGAACCCAAAAAAATTATCCATATCGACACCCAGCCGGCGGAAGTCGACTATCAATATAACATCGACGTGGAGATCATTGGCGATATTCGCAGCGCCTTGAGCGCCCTGACGGCCGGATTGACCGATGAACACACGGCGGCCCGCAGCGACAGCTATGTAGAGACCATGAGCGGAGTGCGCCAGACCATGATGGCCGAGCTCGCGGAGCACAATGATGACGACGGATTTCCCATGAAACCCCAACGCATCCTCAGCGATCTGCGTTCTGTGATGGGGGCTGATGACATTTTGATCAGCGACGTGGGTGCCCATAAAATGTGGGTCGCACGCCAGTACCCGGCCTACGAGCCGGGTACCTGCATTATCTCCAACGGTTTTTGCAGCATGTCCGGCTCCGTGCCGGGGGCCATGGCGGCCAAGCATGTCTATCCGGATCGCAATGTCGTGGCCCTGTGCGGAGACGGCGGGTTTATGATGAACGTGCAGGATTTGATTACGGCCGTGCGCTATGAGAAACCGATCACTGTCCTGCTGTGGGTGGACAACCAGTATGGCCTGATCAAATGGAAGCAGGAAGCCCGCTTCGACAAGCACTCAAACATCGATCTGGTAAACCCTGATTTTGTTAAACTGGCGGGTGCCTTCGGCTGGCAGCCCATCGAGGTCAAAGCGGCTGATAAGTTAGTGCCGGCCTTAAAAAAGGCTTTTAAAGAACAATCAAAACCCACCCTGGTGATCGTGCCGGTGGATTATGATGAAAATATGAAACTTACCAAACGCCTGGGAGAAATTATTGCCCATTAA
- a CDS encoding MATE family efflux transporter — protein sequence MSATGSNIGLNRAREAASKKAAAMGHGPVWKLLMRFSGPAILSMVVAASYTVIDAIFIGRLGPEALGALLVVFPPILICMAVSMGTGVGAESFISRTLGAGNHKRANRCACVAITLAVLIGVLTGIIYLSNLEPILHLFGASGDVLPLAKRYMFVLAAFAFLHSAFIVIGNILRAEGSPVIASVAVIVATLTNIILDPILIFGFGPIPRMEMAGAAIATVIGHAAGLSVFIYTFLSGRSAYTFGLANFLPSKHILIEIYRVGLATIFRMVALAAVMALAATIAASFGVIPLAVLGVVFRLARFAFMPTMGLGQGMLPLIGFNFGANQKERVGEVVIKAGLLGLGWGLFCWLIFMIFPAQVISTFNSDPRFIAEGVRTLRIFVLLFFAIQLQIIVSFFFQGIGKGIPSFILSSARQVLFLIPALLILPRLFGVVGLWMAFPVADVLSILLTVVWIGIELRSQGMPLQVRYA from the coding sequence ATGTCCGCAACAGGATCTAATATCGGATTAAACCGCGCCCGGGAAGCTGCAAGTAAAAAAGCGGCGGCCATGGGCCATGGGCCCGTCTGGAAACTGCTGATGCGGTTTTCAGGTCCGGCGATATTGTCAATGGTTGTGGCGGCCAGCTATACCGTTATCGACGCCATTTTTATCGGACGTTTAGGGCCGGAGGCCCTGGGGGCCTTGCTGGTGGTCTTTCCGCCGATATTGATATGTATGGCCGTTAGTATGGGTACCGGTGTTGGGGCCGAATCGTTTATATCGCGTACTTTGGGTGCTGGAAACCATAAGCGCGCCAATCGATGCGCCTGCGTCGCCATTACTTTAGCGGTTCTGATCGGTGTGCTGACCGGCATTATCTACTTATCCAATTTAGAACCCATCCTGCATCTTTTCGGGGCTAGCGGGGATGTCCTGCCACTGGCAAAAAGATACATGTTCGTATTAGCCGCATTCGCCTTCCTGCACTCTGCTTTTATTGTTATCGGCAACATTTTGCGTGCTGAGGGCAGCCCTGTGATCGCCAGCGTTGCTGTGATCGTCGCGACCTTAACAAATATTATCCTGGATCCGATTCTTATTTTTGGTTTCGGACCCATCCCCCGCATGGAAATGGCCGGAGCGGCCATAGCCACCGTCATCGGCCACGCTGCAGGGTTAAGCGTATTCATCTACACCTTTTTATCCGGTCGCAGCGCCTATACATTTGGTCTGGCGAACTTTCTGCCCAGCAAACATATCCTAATTGAAATATACCGCGTTGGACTTGCCACCATTTTCCGGATGGTCGCCCTGGCAGCGGTGATGGCATTGGCAGCCACGATCGCTGCTTCTTTCGGTGTAATACCATTGGCCGTACTGGGAGTCGTCTTCCGACTGGCGCGTTTTGCATTTATGCCCACCATGGGATTGGGACAGGGAATGCTGCCGCTAATCGGATTCAACTTTGGCGCCAATCAAAAGGAGCGGGTTGGTGAAGTGGTCATCAAGGCGGGGTTGCTTGGTTTGGGCTGGGGATTGTTTTGCTGGCTGATATTTATGATTTTTCCGGCCCAGGTCATATCAACCTTCAATTCTGATCCGCGTTTTATCGCCGAAGGCGTGCGCACCCTGCGGATCTTTGTCCTGTTATTTTTCGCTATCCAGCTCCAGATCATCGTCAGTTTTTTCTTTCAGGGAATCGGCAAGGGAATACCGTCTTTTATTCTGTCTTCAGCGCGGCAGGTGCTGTTTTTAATCCCGGCGCTTCTGATACTGCCAAGGCTATTTGGCGTGGTTGGCCTCTGGATGGCATTTCCGGTGGCCGACGTTTTATCGATTCTACTGACGGTTGTCTGGATCGGTATTGAGCTCCGAAGTCAAGGCATGCCGCTTCAGGTGCGATACGCATAA